In one window of Myxococcus virescens DNA:
- a CDS encoding nucleoside deaminase translates to MERSAEEFMREAIALARTNVKSGGRPFGALLVRDGRVIARAVNEVNQTKDPTAHAELLAIRNASQSLGSASLSGCVVYASGHPCPMCLAAMYLCGIQGAYFAYSNEEGEAFGLSTAPIYAQLAREPQAQSLALRPLRPADEHGLYDEWKRHQG, encoded by the coding sequence ATGGAGAGGTCCGCCGAAGAATTCATGCGCGAGGCCATCGCCCTGGCTCGCACCAACGTCAAGTCCGGTGGCCGTCCGTTCGGGGCCTTGCTCGTGCGCGACGGTCGGGTGATCGCGCGCGCGGTCAACGAGGTCAATCAGACGAAGGATCCCACCGCCCACGCCGAGCTTCTGGCCATTCGCAATGCGAGCCAGAGCCTCGGTAGCGCCAGCCTGAGCGGCTGCGTCGTCTATGCCAGTGGTCATCCCTGCCCGATGTGTCTGGCCGCCATGTACTTGTGCGGAATCCAGGGCGCCTATTTCGCCTACTCCAACGAGGAGGGCGAAGCCTTCGGTCTCTCCACAGCGCCGATCTACGCGCAGTTGGCCCGCGAGCCCCAAGCCCAGTCCCTCGCCTTGCGGCCTCTGCGCCCGGCGGACGAGCACGGACTGTACGACGAGTGGAAGCGCCATCAGGGATGA
- a CDS encoding ankyrin repeat domain-containing protein encodes MTLLTMACSASAGVGDGGSPVPPEALLRAAEKGDAATVSELLRQGAAVDARDSAGNTSLLLATDGNHVAAARALIEAGANVNLQNRQLDSAYLLAGARGYLEILRLTLKNGADLKSTNRYSGTALIPACERGHVEVVKTLLQAGVDPNHVNRLGWTGLLEAILLSDGGPRHQAIVRLLIDGGADVNLADGNGVTPLQHARERKQDAIAKMLVAAGGR; translated from the coding sequence ATGACGCTGCTCACGATGGCTTGCTCAGCTTCTGCGGGAGTGGGGGACGGCGGCTCTCCCGTGCCGCCCGAGGCCCTCTTGCGGGCCGCAGAGAAGGGCGATGCGGCGACGGTCTCCGAGCTGCTGCGCCAGGGGGCGGCGGTAGACGCCCGGGACTCGGCGGGCAACACGTCGCTCTTGCTGGCGACTGACGGGAACCACGTGGCTGCCGCCCGCGCCCTCATCGAGGCAGGAGCGAACGTGAACCTCCAGAACCGCCAGCTCGATAGCGCCTACCTCCTGGCTGGAGCGCGGGGGTACCTGGAGATCCTGCGCCTGACCTTGAAGAACGGCGCCGACCTGAAGAGCACCAACCGCTACAGCGGCACTGCGCTCATTCCGGCCTGTGAACGCGGCCATGTGGAGGTCGTGAAAACGTTGCTGCAAGCCGGCGTCGATCCGAACCACGTCAACCGCCTGGGCTGGACCGGACTGCTCGAGGCGATCCTGCTCAGCGACGGCGGGCCACGTCACCAGGCGATCGTCCGTCTCCTGATTGATGGAGGCGCCGACGTCAACCTGGCGGACGGAAACGGCGTCACGCCGCTCCAGCACGCCCGCGAGCGCAAACAAGACGCGATTGCCAAGATGCTCGTAGCCGCCGGAGGTCGCTGA
- a CDS encoding phosphoribosyltransferase, giving the protein MHFEDRVDAGRRLAQLLRERGYTGEGTLVLALPRGGVPVAFEVATALGAPLDVWVVRKVGVPGYEELGLGAVAEGGVAFVNRRLMDEVGVTETDLQGLVRQKADEVKVRVARFRQGIAAPRIEGQRIILVDDGIATGGTVRAAIQALRMHQPGSIILAVPVAASQTLAELAPLADDVVCVLSTPSLYAIGQWYADFQQVPDEAVATLLAQARLTLGHDRHAPPGDTAHS; this is encoded by the coding sequence ATGCACTTCGAGGATCGTGTCGATGCGGGCCGGCGGCTCGCCCAGTTGCTGCGCGAGCGTGGCTACACGGGTGAAGGCACGCTCGTCCTGGCGTTGCCCCGCGGGGGTGTACCTGTGGCCTTTGAGGTGGCAACAGCACTGGGCGCACCTCTGGACGTCTGGGTGGTCCGCAAGGTCGGTGTGCCGGGCTACGAGGAACTGGGCCTCGGCGCGGTCGCGGAAGGCGGGGTCGCGTTCGTCAACCGGAGGCTGATGGACGAGGTGGGCGTCACCGAGACGGACCTGCAAGGCCTCGTCCGTCAGAAGGCGGATGAAGTGAAGGTCCGGGTAGCGCGCTTCCGCCAGGGCATCGCAGCGCCTCGAATCGAAGGCCAGCGCATCATCCTGGTGGACGACGGCATCGCGACGGGAGGTACCGTCCGAGCCGCCATCCAGGCGCTCCGCATGCACCAACCCGGCAGCATCATCCTCGCGGTCCCCGTCGCGGCATCCCAGACGCTCGCAGAGCTCGCCCCCCTGGCGGATGACGTGGTGTGCGTGCTTTCCACGCCGTCGCTGTATGCCATTGGCCAGTGGTACGCCGACTTCCAGCAGGTTCCAGATGAAGCGGTCGCGACGCTCCTGGCACAGGCCCGGCTCACCCTCGGTCACGACCGTCACGCGCCGCCCGGCGACACGGCCCACTCCTGA
- a CDS encoding FmdB family zinc ribbon protein translates to MPVYEFYCRKCKEPFTEIMSVKEHDERTPKCPRCQETKEVEKRISTVHTVTTKKWLTL, encoded by the coding sequence ATGCCCGTTTACGAGTTCTACTGCCGCAAGTGTAAGGAGCCCTTCACCGAGATCATGAGCGTCAAGGAGCACGATGAGCGAACGCCCAAGTGCCCACGCTGCCAGGAGACGAAGGAGGTGGAGAAGCGCATCTCCACCGTTCATACCGTGACCACCAAGAAGTGGCTGACGCTCTGA
- a CDS encoding CapA family protein, with product MIPDTPDRERSANGSAPSATGKVLTLLLCGDVMTGRGIDQVLPHPAPPGLHEDYLKDARDYVRLAEERNGPIRTPVGFGELWGDALDEMERAAPDVRIINLETSVTTSAAWWPDKGIHYRMHPENAACLTAARIDCCALANNHVLDWGYPGLLETLATLRRLGIATAGLGEDQERARRPAILDVTGGRVAVFSFGDSSSGIPPVWAATEDRPGVDLLPALTPTAVRQLGERVAAVKRTGDIVVASIHWGGNWGYAVPDAQRAFARALIDEAGVDIIHGHSSHHPRGIEVHRGHLILYGCGDFLNDYEGISGHTAFRPDLTLLYLASIAPATGQLAGLRMLPMQLRQLRPHHASRQDAEWLGGVLDQQGRDLGTRTRLASDGNGALVLQWT from the coding sequence ATGATCCCGGATACGCCGGACAGGGAGCGGAGCGCCAATGGCTCGGCGCCTTCGGCCACGGGGAAGGTGCTCACCCTCCTGCTCTGCGGAGATGTGATGACGGGCCGGGGCATCGACCAGGTCCTGCCCCACCCTGCTCCGCCGGGCCTCCACGAGGACTACCTGAAGGATGCGCGGGACTACGTCCGGCTGGCAGAGGAACGCAATGGCCCCATCCGGACGCCCGTCGGCTTTGGTGAGCTCTGGGGTGACGCGCTCGACGAGATGGAGCGAGCCGCGCCGGATGTTCGAATCATCAACCTGGAGACGAGCGTCACCACGAGCGCGGCGTGGTGGCCAGACAAGGGCATCCATTACCGCATGCACCCGGAGAACGCGGCTTGTCTTACAGCAGCCCGGATCGATTGCTGCGCGCTGGCGAACAACCACGTACTGGACTGGGGCTATCCGGGGCTCCTCGAAACGCTGGCGACCCTCCGGCGCCTGGGCATCGCCACCGCGGGGCTCGGGGAGGACCAGGAGCGAGCACGGCGGCCGGCCATCCTGGATGTGACCGGGGGCCGGGTCGCCGTGTTTTCGTTCGGTGATAGCAGCAGCGGAATCCCACCCGTCTGGGCCGCGACGGAAGACCGGCCCGGCGTGGATCTGCTGCCAGCGCTGACACCCACCGCAGTGCGGCAACTGGGCGAGCGCGTCGCGGCCGTCAAACGCACGGGCGACATCGTCGTTGCCTCCATTCACTGGGGCGGCAACTGGGGCTATGCAGTGCCGGACGCGCAGCGGGCCTTCGCGCGAGCGCTCATCGATGAGGCCGGCGTCGACATCATCCATGGCCACTCGTCGCACCACCCCCGCGGCATTGAGGTCCACCGGGGCCACCTCATCCTCTACGGCTGCGGAGACTTCCTGAACGACTATGAGGGAATCTCTGGCCACACGGCCTTCCGTCCAGACCTGACGCTGCTGTACCTGGCGTCCATCGCCCCGGCCACCGGTCAGCTGGCGGGCCTCCGCATGCTCCCGATGCAGCTGCGCCAACTCCGTCCCCATCATGCCTCACGACAAGATGCGGAGTGGCTGGGCGGCGTCCTGGACCAGCAGGGGCGGGACCTCGGGACCCGCACGCGGCTGGCATCAGACGGCAACGGTGCGCTCGTCCTTCAGTGGACGTGA
- a CDS encoding RtcB family protein — protein sequence METLPEVPQQLEPLIRQIGPALYELGQGFREDMRVPARIVADSELLQQMVHDRSVPQLVNVTTLPGIQGFAIGMPDMHEGYGFPVGGVAGTALPDGVISPGGIGFDINCGVRLLATGLRHEDVKEVLPEVAHDLARSIPTGFGRHGRLSLAPEQMDRVLTEGVPYLVDVLGLGAPEDVDYLEARGCLDGADTAKVSVRARERGHDQLGTLGGGNHFLEVQRVERVLDSEVAPALGLFEGQLTVLIHTGSRGLGHQVCTDAVRTMDRALAREGIQLVDRQLACAPLSSAEGQDYFAAMCAAANFAWANRQVLTHRVREVFRRWFGDRSAAWPRIVYDVAHNIAKLEPHGGQRLCVHRKGATRAFGPGHPELPAAYHQVGQPVFIPGSMGTASFVLVGKEAAEAISLSSACHGAGRRLSRAASKRQVVGSELRAALNRQGIAVECPSNAELAEEAPLAYKDVDRVVDVVEAAGIARKVARLVPLAVLKG from the coding sequence ATGGAGACACTTCCCGAGGTCCCGCAGCAACTCGAGCCGCTCATCCGGCAGATAGGGCCCGCCCTGTATGAACTGGGCCAGGGCTTCCGCGAGGACATGCGGGTACCGGCCCGCATCGTCGCGGACTCGGAGTTGCTCCAGCAGATGGTCCACGACCGGAGCGTGCCTCAGCTCGTCAATGTCACCACTCTGCCGGGCATCCAGGGCTTCGCCATCGGAATGCCGGACATGCACGAGGGCTACGGCTTCCCCGTGGGCGGCGTGGCGGGCACAGCGTTGCCGGATGGCGTCATCTCGCCGGGCGGCATCGGGTTCGACATCAACTGCGGTGTGAGGTTGCTGGCGACCGGGCTTCGGCACGAGGACGTGAAGGAGGTCCTGCCGGAGGTGGCTCACGACCTCGCTCGGAGCATTCCCACAGGCTTCGGCCGGCATGGCCGCCTGTCGTTGGCTCCCGAGCAGATGGACCGGGTCCTCACGGAGGGCGTCCCCTATCTGGTGGACGTATTGGGACTGGGAGCACCGGAGGACGTCGACTACCTGGAGGCCAGAGGCTGCCTCGATGGCGCCGACACGGCCAAGGTCTCCGTTCGGGCACGGGAGCGGGGGCATGACCAGCTTGGCACGCTCGGTGGCGGCAACCACTTCCTGGAAGTGCAGCGGGTGGAGCGCGTCCTCGACTCGGAGGTGGCCCCGGCGCTCGGGCTGTTCGAGGGCCAGCTCACCGTGCTCATCCATACGGGCTCGCGCGGACTGGGGCACCAGGTCTGCACGGATGCGGTGCGCACCATGGACCGCGCCCTGGCCCGCGAGGGCATCCAGCTCGTGGACCGTCAACTCGCCTGTGCGCCGCTGTCGTCGGCGGAGGGGCAGGACTACTTCGCGGCCATGTGCGCCGCGGCCAACTTCGCCTGGGCCAACCGGCAGGTGCTCACCCACCGGGTGCGTGAGGTGTTCCGCCGGTGGTTCGGAGACCGTTCCGCCGCGTGGCCTCGCATCGTCTATGACGTGGCCCACAACATCGCGAAGTTGGAGCCGCATGGAGGCCAGCGCCTCTGTGTACACCGCAAGGGCGCAACGCGGGCCTTTGGTCCAGGGCACCCCGAGCTCCCCGCGGCCTACCATCAGGTCGGCCAGCCCGTGTTCATCCCCGGAAGCATGGGCACGGCGTCGTTCGTGCTGGTGGGGAAGGAGGCTGCCGAGGCCATCTCACTCAGCAGCGCCTGCCATGGGGCGGGACGGCGGCTGAGCCGGGCCGCTTCCAAACGCCAGGTGGTGGGAAGTGAGCTGCGCGCGGCGCTGAATCGTCAGGGCATCGCCGTGGAGTGTCCCTCCAATGCGGAGCTCGCGGAGGAAGCGCCCCTGGCCTACAAGGACGTGGATCGGGTGGTGGACGTGGTCGAGGCGGCTGGCATCGCGCGGAAGGTGGCGCGGCTGGTGCCGCTCGCGGTGTTGAAAGGCTGA
- a CDS encoding archease: MESGTHQFEPHVSEVQLRISGTGLPELFEEAGYALAELMLGEAPLPQPSPESAMERVALVAPDTEALLVDWLNELIARSDLTKRVYTDLVVDELQERSLRAHIRGVSPPVLKTAVKAATFHGLELNEHDDGFTATVVLDV, from the coding sequence GTGGAGTCAGGTACGCATCAATTCGAACCGCACGTCAGTGAGGTTCAACTCCGCATCTCAGGCACGGGACTCCCGGAACTCTTCGAGGAGGCCGGGTATGCGCTCGCGGAGCTCATGCTCGGAGAGGCACCGTTGCCGCAGCCCTCGCCAGAATCGGCGATGGAGCGCGTCGCGCTCGTGGCGCCGGACACCGAGGCCCTGCTCGTCGACTGGCTCAATGAGCTCATCGCCCGCTCGGACTTGACGAAGCGCGTCTACACGGACCTCGTGGTGGACGAGCTCCAAGAGCGGTCGCTGCGCGCCCACATTCGCGGCGTCTCGCCTCCCGTGCTGAAGACCGCTGTGAAGGCCGCCACCTTCCATGGCCTGGAGTTGAACGAGCATGACGATGGCTTCACGGCCACGGTCGTCCTCGATGTCTGA
- a CDS encoding MBL fold metallo-hydrolase → MYFQAIKTEGLAQITYILGSEGEALVVDPRRDADVYLDVLRRQGLRLRYVLQTHRQEDFVEGTSALARIAGAQVVAGRHPITGHADVRMGERERLHLGALTLVALHTPGHTPESMSWAVYLDPHHAQAWGVFTGDALFAGETGRTDLAAPERVYENAALLFDSLHQKVLPLGDQTLVFPAHGAGSVCGSGIADRELTTLGFERLHNPVFTSSRSDFIQRKVQERLHRPSYFSRMEEANIRGGVPLSADSSATPFLEPKRFQWASHSGLVLDAREPESFAGGHIPGSLNVWMQGLSVFGGQMVQPGTPLFLVLPAHADSKEAVLALARVGLDQVEGILTGGFGAWRNEGLPIESSGTLTPEALFSQMEGFQVLDVRERSEFERGHIRSARHAYVTELEECLSELGLREDHPVAVVCSTGHRSGLATSILLRNGFQLVSNVLGGMSAWRRLELPVRTGSPSEVEFEQATRSMGTEEQDASPPSPS, encoded by the coding sequence ATGTACTTCCAGGCCATCAAGACCGAGGGCCTTGCCCAAATCACCTACATCCTGGGCAGTGAAGGCGAGGCGCTCGTCGTCGACCCCCGGCGTGATGCCGATGTCTACCTGGACGTATTGCGGCGGCAGGGATTGCGGCTGCGCTACGTGCTCCAAACGCACCGCCAGGAGGACTTCGTTGAGGGCACCTCCGCGCTTGCTCGCATTGCAGGCGCGCAGGTGGTGGCTGGCCGGCACCCCATCACCGGCCATGCCGACGTGCGGATGGGCGAGCGAGAGCGGTTACACCTGGGGGCCTTGACGCTGGTGGCGCTTCATACGCCGGGCCACACTCCAGAGAGCATGAGCTGGGCCGTCTACCTGGATCCCCACCATGCCCAGGCTTGGGGCGTCTTCACGGGCGACGCGCTCTTTGCTGGAGAGACAGGGCGCACGGACCTGGCTGCGCCAGAGCGAGTTTATGAGAATGCCGCGCTCCTCTTTGATTCGCTCCATCAGAAGGTCCTGCCCCTAGGCGACCAGACACTGGTCTTCCCGGCCCATGGGGCAGGCTCGGTGTGTGGCAGCGGCATCGCGGACAGGGAGTTGACGACACTGGGCTTCGAGCGCCTGCACAACCCCGTGTTCACCTCCAGCCGGAGCGACTTCATCCAGCGCAAGGTGCAGGAGCGGCTTCACCGGCCTTCGTATTTTTCGCGCATGGAGGAGGCGAACATACGCGGTGGCGTACCTCTCTCCGCGGATTCATCCGCCACCCCCTTCCTGGAGCCGAAACGCTTTCAGTGGGCAAGTCACAGTGGCCTTGTCCTGGACGCGCGTGAGCCCGAGTCCTTCGCGGGTGGCCACATCCCGGGCTCGCTGAATGTCTGGATGCAGGGGTTGTCCGTGTTCGGTGGACAGATGGTGCAGCCGGGCACGCCGCTGTTCCTCGTCCTGCCTGCGCACGCGGACTCGAAGGAGGCCGTGCTGGCCCTGGCCCGCGTCGGCCTCGACCAGGTGGAGGGTATCCTCACGGGGGGATTCGGGGCATGGCGCAACGAGGGGTTGCCTATCGAGAGCAGCGGCACGCTGACGCCCGAGGCGCTCTTTTCCCAGATGGAGGGCTTCCAGGTGCTCGACGTGCGCGAGCGCTCGGAGTTCGAGCGTGGCCACATCCGGAGCGCACGACATGCGTATGTGACAGAGCTGGAGGAGTGCCTCTCCGAGCTGGGACTGCGCGAGGACCATCCAGTCGCGGTGGTGTGCAGCACGGGCCACCGCTCCGGACTTGCCACGAGCATCCTGCTCCGCAACGGCTTCCAGCTGGTCTCGAACGTGCTGGGCGGCATGTCGGCATGGCGACGGCTGGAACTTCCGGTGCGGACAGGCTCGCCGTCGGAGGTCGAGTTCGAACAAGCAACGCGTTCCATGGGGACAGAGGAGCAGGACGCCTCTCCACCGTCGCCTTCGTGA